The Mycolicibacterium parafortuitum nucleotide sequence CACGGATAGAGCACCCAGGACGGGAAGCTGCCCGTCGCGCTGTCGAAGTTCGCGATCAGCACCACCGCCAGCACGGTGCGCAGTACGAACGACGCGGCGAGTGCGACGCGGCGGCCGTGCTGCAGGCGGTCGAGGGCCGGACCGATCAGCGGGGCGATGACGGCGAACGGCGCGATCGTGATCAACAGGTACAGCGCCACCCGGCTCTTGGACTCCCCGGAGGCCGCGGCGAAGAACAAGGTGTTGGCCAGCGCGACCGCCATCGCCGCGTCGACCGCGAAGTTCGCGACCACCGGCCACGTCAGCGCCGTCAGCCCGGATTTGTCGGCGCCGTCGGCGGTCGCGGCGCGATGCACCATGCCGTAGACCTTCGAGCCCATCTCCCGGCTGCGCTGCGCGGCGGCGCGGGTGACCGTGACCTTCTCCCCGCCGGCGAATCCGCCCGGCGCGTCGTCGTCATAGCTGCGGCCGCGATAGCGTACGTCGTCGTCGAGCGGCGGCAGCCATCGGTTGCCGCCTTGATTCGGCGAATAGGGGCGGCCGGACCTGCGTTGACCCGGGCGCAGGCCGGGGTCGCTGGGGTAATTGGCCATCCCCGGATGCTCGCCTGCGGGCGGGCGCGGCGGGTAGTAGCGCCCACCCTGCTGACCGTCAGGGTCCCGGGGGTCACGCCGCGGTCCGGTCACGAGTCGATTGTTCCCTATCGGGGCGACAGCGGCCGCGCAGGTGACCGGTGTGGCTCGGCCCGGTCTGGATCAGGCAATAATGGGGTCGATGGACAGCATGACCGAACCCGACCCGCAGGCCGCCGAGCCGGGATCGGCGACCGAGCCGGTAGAGCCGGGATCGGCGACCGAGCCGGTAGAGCCGGGATCGGCGACCGAGCCGGTAGAGCCGGGATCGGCGACCGAGCCGGTAGTGCCGTCGCCCGATCTGGAGCCGCTGCTGCGTGGCGCCGTCGAGGAGGCCCGCGCCGCCGTCGTCGAGTACAGCGGTGAGGACAGCATCGGCGAATACCTCGGCGCCGAGTTCGAGGACCCGAGCGCCGCGACGCACCGTTTCCTGGCCGAACTGCCCGGTTACCGCGGCTGGCAGTGGGCCGTCGTCGTCGCCGCCGCCCCGGGAGCCACCCACGCGACCATCAGCGAGGTCGTGCTGGTGCCCGGTCCGACGGCGCTGCTGGCCCCGAAGTGGATTCCGTGGGAGGAGAGGGTCCGCCCCGGCGACCTCGGCCCCGGCGATCTGCTCGCCCCGCCTGCCCAGGATCCGCGTCTGGTGCCGGGCTACATGGGCACCGGCGACCCGGCGATCGACGACGTCGCCGTCGAGGTCGGGCTCGGCCGGCGGCAGGTGCTCAGCATGTGGGGCCGCGCGGAGGCCGCCCAGCGCTGGCACGACGGGGAGTACGGCCCGGGGTCGGCGATGGCGCGGGCGACTCGTCGCGTGTGCCGGGACTGCGGTTTCTACGTGCCGCTCGGCGGTGCGCTGAGCGTGATGTTCGGGGTGTGCGCCAACGAGTACGCCGCCGACGGACACGTCGTCGACGCCGAGTACGGCTGCGGTGCCCACTCGGACACTCCGGCGGCGTCGGGATCGGGGTCACCACTGTTCGACCCGTACGACGACGGCGTGCTCGACCTCGTCGAGCGCTCGGACGCCGGCAGCTAGTGTCCTGAGTCATTAATTATGGTGCAGTAGTTGGCGATGCTGGCCAGGATTTGGTCGGCGGTCTTGGTCCAGACGTAGGGCCGGGGGTTGTCGTTCCAGGTAGCGATCCAGGCGCGGATGTCGGCGTTGAGTTGGCGCACCGAAGTGTGGGTGCCGCGTCGCAGTTTCTTGGTGGTCAGCTCGGCGAACCATCGTTCGACGAGGTTGAGCCATGAGGAGCTGGTCGGGGTGAAGTGCAGGACGAAACGGGGATGGTTTGTCAGCCAACGCTTTACCGCTGGCGTCTTGTGGGTGGAGGCGTTGTCGAGCACGACATGACAGTCCAGATCGGCGGGGACTACGGTGTCGATCTTCTTCAGGAACGCCAGGAACTCCTGGGAGCGGTGGCGGGCATGCAGTGAGCCGATGACCTGGCCTGTGGCCAGATCCAATGCCGCGTACAGGCTGGAGGTGCCGTGACGCACGTAGTCGTGGTTGCCCGCGCCGGGGTGCCCGGCAGCATCGGGAACACCGGTTGGGTGCGGTTGAGCGCCTGGATCTGGGTTTTCTCGTCCACGCACAGCACCACCGCGCGCTCCGGGGGATCCAGGTAGAGACCGACGACGTCGCGGACCTTCTCGACAAACAGCGGATCTTTGGACAGCTTCCACGAATCCTGTTTGTGCGGCGCCAGTCCGAACGCCCGCCAGACACGGGAGACCATCGACTGGCTCAACCCGAGGTGATCGGCCATCGAGCGGGTCGACCAGTGCGTGGCATCCGGTGGCGTGCTCTCCAACGTCGCGGTGATCAGGTCCTTGATCTTCTCGTCACCGACCACCCGGGGCCGGCCCGGCCGTGGTTCGTCGAGCAGGCCGTCGCACCGGTCGACGACGAACCGGTTGCGCCACCGACGCACCGTGGTGATCGACAACTCCAGCCGTTCGGCGATCTCGGTGTTAGACCCACCGTCTGCTGCCGCCAACACAATTCGCGATCGCATCGCCAGCCCTGCAGCGCTGGTCCGGCGCCGCGCCCATCCCTCCAACTCGGCCCGCTCCTCAGCGGTCAACACAATCTCAGCAGCATGAGGCGTCGGCACAACCCAGTTTAACAACTAGATTGCAATTAATGACTCAGGACACTAGCGCTCCGCGGCGTCCTTGATGCGCTGCAGGGACGCGTTCATGCCCTCGACGAGT carries:
- a CDS encoding DUF3027 domain-containing protein; its protein translation is MDSMTEPDPQAAEPGSATEPVEPGSATEPVEPGSATEPVEPGSATEPVVPSPDLEPLLRGAVEEARAAVVEYSGEDSIGEYLGAEFEDPSAATHRFLAELPGYRGWQWAVVVAAAPGATHATISEVVLVPGPTALLAPKWIPWEERVRPGDLGPGDLLAPPAQDPRLVPGYMGTGDPAIDDVAVEVGLGRRQVLSMWGRAEAAQRWHDGEYGPGSAMARATRRVCRDCGFYVPLGGALSVMFGVCANEYAADGHVVDAEYGCGAHSDTPAASGSGSPLFDPYDDGVLDLVERSDAGS